One Vitis riparia cultivar Riparia Gloire de Montpellier isolate 1030 chromosome 4, EGFV_Vit.rip_1.0, whole genome shotgun sequence genomic window carries:
- the LOC117912221 gene encoding protein RAFTIN 1A-like isoform X2: protein MEFHPLPILTSFLLVVVVVSHAYSLPSDVDGKSALPITPFRKAMRNLLMQPGSSTDAQKHASSIAEYEAVYGNPQKVEGSPINSHKDGSPIAGYDAVYGNPQKAGGSSIKAHNDANSVAGYDAVYGNPQKLGRSSTNAHHKDAGAIAGYDAVYGSTKKQGDASPIAGYDAVYGSTKKQGDASPITGYDAVYGSTKKQGDASPIAGYDAVYGSTKKQGDASPITGYDAVYGSTKKQGDASPIAGYDAVYGSTKKQGDASPIAGYDAVYGSTRKQGDASPIAGYDAVYGTSQKAEESSINVHKDASSIAGYDAVYGNSQQKAGGSSINAHKDSSPVASYGAVNVFLEKDLHPGTKMAVRFTKTSSAAHFLPHQVAESIPFSSNKLPEILKRFSMKENSAEAQMIQKTIKQCETPAIVGEVKYCARSLESLIDFSTSRLGKNIRVLSNEVEADIQEYKFGEGVKMVGEKSVVCHQLNYPYAVAFCHTLHMTKIYMVPLVGADGTRVEAVAVCHRDTSTWDPKALVFQSLKVKPGTLPICHFLPNGHIVWVPK from the coding sequence GAAGTTCTACCGATGCTCAAAAGCATGCTAGCTCGATTGCCGAATATGAAGCAGTCTATGGAAACCCTCAAAAAGTAGAAGGAAGTCCTATCAATTCTCACAAGGATGGTAGCCCAATTGCCGGATATGATGCAGTCTATGGAAACCCTCAGAAAGCTGGAGGAAGTTCTATCAAGGCTCACAATGATGCTAACTCAGTTGCCGGATATGATGCAGTCTATGGAAACCCTCAAAAATTAGGACGAAGTTCTACCAATGCTCATCACAAAGATGCTGGCGCAATTGCTGGATATGATGCAGTCTATGGAAGCACGAAAAAACAAGGGGATGCTAGTCCAATTGCTGGATATGATGCAGTCTATGGAAGCACGAAAAAACAAGGGGATGCTAGTCCGATTACTGGATATGATGCAGTCTATGGAAGCACGAAAAAACAAGGGGATGCTAGTCCAATTGCTGGATATGATGCAGTCTATGGAAGCACGAAAAAACAAGGGGATGCTAGTCCGATTACTGGATATGATGCAGTCTATGGAAGCACGAAAAAACAAGGGGATGCTAGTCCAATTGCTGGATATGATGCAGTCTATGGAAGCACGAAAAAACAAGGGGATGCTAGTCCGATTGCTGGATATGATGCAGTCTATGGAAGCACTCGAAAACAAGGGGATGCTAGTCCAATTGCTGGATATGATGCAGTCTATGGAACCTCTCAAAAAGCAGAAGAAAGTTCCATCAATGTTCACAAGGATGCTAGCTCAATTGCCGGATATGATGCAGTCTATGGAAACTCTCAACAAAAAGCAGGAGGAAGTTCTATCAATGCTCACAAAGATTCTAGCCCAGTTGCGAGTTATGGTGCAGTTAAtgtgtttttggaaaaagaCCTGCATCCTGGGACAAAAATGGCTGTGCGCTTCACAAAAACCTCAAGTGCAGCTCATTTCTTGCCCCATCAAGTTGCTGAATCCATACCTTTTTCATCAAACAAGCTACCAGAAATTTTGAAGCGATTCTCCATGAAAGAAAACTCCGCAGAAGCCCAGATGATacagaaaacaataaaacaatgtGAGACACCTGCCATAGTAGGAGAAGTTAAGTACTGTGCGAGGTCCTTGGAGTCCCTAATTGATTTCAGCACTTCAAGGCTGGGAAAAAACATTCGAGTTCTCTCCAATGAGGTGGAAGCGGACATCCAGGAGTATAAATTTGGAGAGGGAGTGAAGATGGTGGGAGAGAAATCAGTGGTGTGCCACCAGCTGAACTATCCATATGCTGTGGCATTCTGCCATACACTTCACATGACAAAGATTTACATGGTTCCATTGGTGGGTGCTGATGGAACCAGAGTTGAAGCTGTAGCAGTTTGTCACCGGGACACTTCAACTTGGGACCCAAAGGCTTTGGTCTTTCAAAGCCTCAAAGTTAAGCCAGGAACTTTGCCCATCTGCCATTTCCTTCCTAATGGTCATATTGTCTGGGTTCCAAAGTAG
- the LOC117912221 gene encoding protein RAFTIN 1A-like isoform X1, with the protein MEFHPLPILTSFLLVVVVVSHAYSLPSDVDGKSALPITPFRKAMRNLLMQPAGSSTDAQKHASSIAEYEAVYGNPQKVEGSPINSHKDGSPIAGYDAVYGNPQKAGGSSIKAHNDANSVAGYDAVYGNPQKLGRSSTNAHHKDAGAIAGYDAVYGSTKKQGDASPIAGYDAVYGSTKKQGDASPITGYDAVYGSTKKQGDASPIAGYDAVYGSTKKQGDASPITGYDAVYGSTKKQGDASPIAGYDAVYGSTKKQGDASPIAGYDAVYGSTRKQGDASPIAGYDAVYGTSQKAEESSINVHKDASSIAGYDAVYGNSQQKAGGSSINAHKDSSPVASYGAVNVFLEKDLHPGTKMAVRFTKTSSAAHFLPHQVAESIPFSSNKLPEILKRFSMKENSAEAQMIQKTIKQCETPAIVGEVKYCARSLESLIDFSTSRLGKNIRVLSNEVEADIQEYKFGEGVKMVGEKSVVCHQLNYPYAVAFCHTLHMTKIYMVPLVGADGTRVEAVAVCHRDTSTWDPKALVFQSLKVKPGTLPICHFLPNGHIVWVPK; encoded by the coding sequence CAGGAAGTTCTACCGATGCTCAAAAGCATGCTAGCTCGATTGCCGAATATGAAGCAGTCTATGGAAACCCTCAAAAAGTAGAAGGAAGTCCTATCAATTCTCACAAGGATGGTAGCCCAATTGCCGGATATGATGCAGTCTATGGAAACCCTCAGAAAGCTGGAGGAAGTTCTATCAAGGCTCACAATGATGCTAACTCAGTTGCCGGATATGATGCAGTCTATGGAAACCCTCAAAAATTAGGACGAAGTTCTACCAATGCTCATCACAAAGATGCTGGCGCAATTGCTGGATATGATGCAGTCTATGGAAGCACGAAAAAACAAGGGGATGCTAGTCCAATTGCTGGATATGATGCAGTCTATGGAAGCACGAAAAAACAAGGGGATGCTAGTCCGATTACTGGATATGATGCAGTCTATGGAAGCACGAAAAAACAAGGGGATGCTAGTCCAATTGCTGGATATGATGCAGTCTATGGAAGCACGAAAAAACAAGGGGATGCTAGTCCGATTACTGGATATGATGCAGTCTATGGAAGCACGAAAAAACAAGGGGATGCTAGTCCAATTGCTGGATATGATGCAGTCTATGGAAGCACGAAAAAACAAGGGGATGCTAGTCCGATTGCTGGATATGATGCAGTCTATGGAAGCACTCGAAAACAAGGGGATGCTAGTCCAATTGCTGGATATGATGCAGTCTATGGAACCTCTCAAAAAGCAGAAGAAAGTTCCATCAATGTTCACAAGGATGCTAGCTCAATTGCCGGATATGATGCAGTCTATGGAAACTCTCAACAAAAAGCAGGAGGAAGTTCTATCAATGCTCACAAAGATTCTAGCCCAGTTGCGAGTTATGGTGCAGTTAAtgtgtttttggaaaaagaCCTGCATCCTGGGACAAAAATGGCTGTGCGCTTCACAAAAACCTCAAGTGCAGCTCATTTCTTGCCCCATCAAGTTGCTGAATCCATACCTTTTTCATCAAACAAGCTACCAGAAATTTTGAAGCGATTCTCCATGAAAGAAAACTCCGCAGAAGCCCAGATGATacagaaaacaataaaacaatgtGAGACACCTGCCATAGTAGGAGAAGTTAAGTACTGTGCGAGGTCCTTGGAGTCCCTAATTGATTTCAGCACTTCAAGGCTGGGAAAAAACATTCGAGTTCTCTCCAATGAGGTGGAAGCGGACATCCAGGAGTATAAATTTGGAGAGGGAGTGAAGATGGTGGGAGAGAAATCAGTGGTGTGCCACCAGCTGAACTATCCATATGCTGTGGCATTCTGCCATACACTTCACATGACAAAGATTTACATGGTTCCATTGGTGGGTGCTGATGGAACCAGAGTTGAAGCTGTAGCAGTTTGTCACCGGGACACTTCAACTTGGGACCCAAAGGCTTTGGTCTTTCAAAGCCTCAAAGTTAAGCCAGGAACTTTGCCCATCTGCCATTTCCTTCCTAATGGTCATATTGTCTGGGTTCCAAAGTAG
- the LOC117913373 gene encoding BURP domain protein RD22-like, translating to MQYERVYGNPQKAGGSSVSAGKNSPNMQQGHQDGTSTGNVFLEKDLHPGTKMMVRFTKTSSAAHFLPQQVAESIPFSSNKLPEILNQFSVKENSAEAKIIQKTIEECEKPAIEGEEKYCARSLESLIDFSTSKLGKNIRALPNVVEGEIQEYKFGEGAKMLGEKSVVCHQLNYPYAVALCHAFHMTKIYKVPLVGADGTRVQALAVCHEDTSIWDPNALAFQVLKVKPGTWPICHFLPNGHFVWVPN from the coding sequence ATGCAATACGAGAGGGTCTACGGAAATCCTCAAAAAGCAGGCGGAAGTTCTGTAAGCGCGGGCAAAAATAGTCCAAACATGCAACAAGGACACCAAGATGGTACCAGTACAGGTAATGTGTTCTTGGAAAAAGACCTGCATCCTGGGACTAAAATGATGGTGCGCTTCACAAAAACCTCAAGTGCAGCTCATTTCTTGCCTCAGCAAGTTGCTGAATCCATACCTTTTTCATCAAACAAGCTACCAGAAATTTTGAATCAGTTCTCAGTGAAAGAAAACTCCGCAGAAGCCAAGATAATACAGAAAACAATAGAAGAATGTGAGAAGCCGGCCATAGAAGGAGAAGAGAAGTACTGTGCGAGATCGTTGGAGTCCCTAATCGATTTCAGCACTTCAAAGCTTGGAAAAAACATTCGAGCACTCCCAAATGTGGTGGAAGGGGAAATCCAGGAATATAAATTTGGAGAGGGAGCGAAGATGCTTGGAGAGAAATCAGTGGTGTGCCACCAGCTGAACTATCCATATGCTGTGGCTCTTTGCCATGCATTTCACATGACAAAAATTTACAAGGTTCCATTGGTGGGAGCTGATGGAACCAGAGTTCAAGCTTTAGCAGTATGTCATGAGGACACATCGATTTGGGACCCAAATGCTTTGGCTTTTCAAGTGCTCAAAGTTAAGCCAGGAACTTGGCCCATCTGTCATTTCCTTCCCAATGGTCATTTTGTGTGGGTTCCAAACTAG